In Flavobacteriales bacterium, one genomic interval encodes:
- a CDS encoding type II toxin-antitoxin system RelE/ParE family toxin, with protein MAKAVRWTPKAIATYIDVLKYLREKWTGREEQRFVDEVDATIRYIVMFPKGFRSTGHARLREAPIKPYNILLYRIDRKAIVIIGLFDMRRHPKYLKKLKSGWKKA; from the coding sequence ATGGCGAAAGCGGTAAGGTGGACGCCCAAGGCGATCGCCACATACATCGACGTACTGAAGTACCTGCGGGAAAAGTGGACTGGACGGGAAGAGCAACGTTTCGTGGATGAGGTCGATGCCACCATCCGTTACATCGTGATGTTCCCAAAAGGATTTCGCAGTACCGGTCATGCCCGCTTGCGTGAAGCGCCTATCAAACCTTACAACATACTGCTCTACCGCATCGACCGAAAGGCGATCGTGATCATTGGTCTCTTCGATATGCGCCGACACCCGAAATACCTGAAGAAACTGAAGAGTGGATGGAAGAAAGCATGA